The window GGACACGCTCGGCCGGGATTACGTGGAGGCCGCGCGCGTGGCTCGCGAGGCGGGGGCCGATTTCGTGGACCTCAAACATTGTCACGGATACTTGCTGCATGAACTGCTGGGCGCTCACACCCGTCCGGGACGTTTCGGCGGCTCCTTCGAGAATCGAACACGATTCCTGCGCCAGGTTGTTGAAGGGATACGCGCCGCCGGCAATCCTATCGATCTGGCGGTGCGGTTGAGCGCGTTCGACCTCGTTCCATTCCGGCCCGACCCCGAAACCTCCGCCCCCGGCAAGCCGGGTCCTGGCATACCCGAGGATTTTTCGAAATGCCTGCCGTATCGCTACGGGTTCGGCATGGACCCACAGGAACCCACCACGTTCGATTTGTCGGAGCCTTTGCGGTTTATGAAGCTTTGCTCAGAACTGGGCGTCAAGATGCTCAATCTGACGGCGGGCTCGCCTTACTACAATCCGCACTTGCAGCGTCCGGCGGCTTATCCGCCCTCGGACGGTTACCAGCCCATGCACGATCCCCTTGTGGACGTCGTGCGTCAGATGGACGTGGTCCGGAAGTTCAAACGCGAGGCCCCGCCGGGCTTGATCGTGGTGGGGTCGGCTTACACGTATCTCCAGGAGTTTCTGCCTCACGTGGCGCAGGCGGCGGTGGCGGAAGGCTGGACGGATGTCGTTGGGCTGGGACGGATGGTGCTGTCGTATCCTGAGTTGATGGCCGACGTCCTGGAAGGAAGGGCGCCCGACAAGAAGCGCATCTGCCGCACCTTCAGCGACTGCACGACGGCGCCGCGCAACGGATGGATCAGCGGTTGTTATCCGCTGGATCCGGATTACGCCGGCCACCCGGAGGCGACTGTACTCAAGGCCTGGAAGAAGGGCAAATCATCGACGGGCAGTGCGGCCTGAAGCACCGGCTATGGACGCGGTCACGATGGCGTGGTGCAAGCGTTGACCGAGTTCGCCGCGTCTCGCGACGAAGGTGTATGAAACATCCGGGCCAGGAGTGGCCCCCGTGCTGCGCCACGGAGTAGTCCCAACGCGCGACGGCTCTGGAACCCAGCGACCGTCTCTTCGCGCCGGATTTCGATTCCCGCGACGGGCCTGATCACCCGCATCAGACCCTGCACCTCGAACCCCACCTCCTCCCTCCGCAACGCGCCGAGCTTTTCTGGGTCCGATCACGGCCTGGCCGCATGGCGAGCCGGGGTTCACAGCGTTGGGACAAATTTTTTCAAAATGATCTTGCGGGCACGGCATGATCGACGTTAATTGCAAACAGTTCGCAATAATAACGCCACACGCTGATTCATGATCAACCTTTCACTCCCGACGATGTTATGAGTTTCAGCCGATGTCCGTGGTTCCTCAAG is drawn from Verrucomicrobiota bacterium and contains these coding sequences:
- a CDS encoding NADH:flavin oxidoreductase; translation: MVRLASLKDPAAFRARLDELGLSLPCADTLLSGAESPLARPIESPRLNGRRLGNRLAIHPMEGWDGTADGRPSELVFRRWSRFGRSGAKLIFGGEAMAVRPDGRANPRQLILQESTRNDLAELCQSLRKSHRDRFGSDEDLVVGFQLTHSGRFCKPRSQDRFEPRVAFRHPLLDARFRVTDDSQVFTDAELDTLGRDYVEAARVAREAGADFVDLKHCHGYLLHELLGAHTRPGRFGGSFENRTRFLRQVVEGIRAAGNPIDLAVRLSAFDLVPFRPDPETSAPGKPGPGIPEDFSKCLPYRYGFGMDPQEPTTFDLSEPLRFMKLCSELGVKMLNLTAGSPYYNPHLQRPAAYPPSDGYQPMHDPLVDVVRQMDVVRKFKREAPPGLIVVGSAYTYLQEFLPHVAQAAVAEGWTDVVGLGRMVLSYPELMADVLEGRAPDKKRICRTFSDCTTAPRNGWISGCYPLDPDYAGHPEATVLKAWKKGKSSTGSAA